In a genomic window of Xylophilus rhododendri:
- a CDS encoding sensor histidine kinase, with the protein MARGVERIWVRFGLWIAGTVLVTMGLLGASVMVFAELQYHSFYRNLPQPVRVELDALNDQDLEDSPRAVEIYGQYWKGDLLFGEKWSLVIGLFICLPVGLGVGFWVSRIVTLPLASMAEAAQRVAVGDFSVRAEPGRARGEITAMVVDFNHMIDALEGLERERRATAAAVSHELRTPLAVLRARLHAVCDGVIEGDETEFRRLLGEVEHLGRLVDDLHTLSVAEAGRLSLQHERLDLGGLVEDTLTGMEPRIAQRGVMLEWVPAIGPVWVRLDRDRMRQVLTNLVENALRHASEGGWLQVALGVEGEDALLSVADDGPGLPQDMRNNPFRRFQKSLHGNSEGVGLGLSIVHALVVQQGGEVGAEDRAGGGTVFTVRMPLA; encoded by the coding sequence GTGGCCCGGGGAGTAGAGCGGATCTGGGTCCGCTTCGGGCTCTGGATCGCCGGCACGGTGCTGGTCACCATGGGCCTGCTCGGCGCCAGCGTGATGGTGTTCGCCGAACTGCAGTACCACAGCTTCTACCGCAACCTGCCGCAGCCGGTGCGGGTGGAGCTCGACGCGCTCAACGACCAGGACCTGGAAGACAGCCCGCGCGCCGTCGAGATCTACGGCCAGTACTGGAAGGGCGACCTGCTCTTCGGCGAGAAATGGTCGCTGGTGATCGGCCTGTTCATCTGCCTGCCGGTGGGGCTGGGCGTGGGTTTCTGGGTGTCGCGCATCGTCACCCTGCCGCTGGCCTCGATGGCCGAGGCGGCGCAGCGGGTGGCGGTGGGCGATTTCTCGGTGCGCGCCGAGCCCGGCCGGGCGCGCGGCGAGATCACCGCCATGGTGGTCGACTTCAACCACATGATCGATGCGCTCGAAGGCCTGGAGCGCGAACGCCGCGCCACCGCCGCCGCCGTTTCGCACGAACTGCGCACGCCGCTGGCGGTGCTGCGGGCGCGCCTGCATGCGGTGTGCGACGGTGTCATCGAGGGCGACGAGACCGAGTTCCGCCGCCTGCTCGGCGAGGTCGAGCACCTGGGCCGGCTGGTGGACGACCTGCACACCCTGTCGGTGGCCGAGGCCGGGCGCCTGTCGCTGCAGCACGAGCGCCTGGACCTGGGCGGCCTCGTCGAGGACACACTCACCGGCATGGAGCCACGCATCGCCCAGCGCGGCGTGATGCTGGAATGGGTGCCGGCCATCGGCCCGGTCTGGGTGCGCCTGGACCGCGACCGCATGCGCCAGGTGCTGACCAATCTGGTCGAGAACGCCTTGCGCCATGCTTCGGAAGGCGGCTGGCTGCAGGTGGCGCTGGGCGTGGAGGGCGAGGATGCCCTGCTGTCGGTGGCCGACGACGGCCCCGGCCTGCCGCAGGACATGCGGAACAACCCCTTCCGGCGTTTCCAGAAATCGCTGCACGGCAACAGCGAGGGCGTGGGGCTGGGCCTGTCCATCGTGCATGCGCTGGTGGTGCAGCAGGGCGGCGAGGTCGGCGCCGAGGACCGGGCGGGCGGCGGCACGGTGTTCACCGTGCGTATGCCGCTGGCCTGA
- a CDS encoding efflux transporter outer membrane subunit: protein MLPASRFCPALPARRGGLAVLALAAGLLAGCASPAVPRLPTAGLPAGWAHAPATPPGAAAPALQSWWKNLGDARLDALVDEALAQNLDVAVARSRLRQARRLAERSNAPYLPSVSGNVRTLQDVSATDSFLHASLDVSWELGLFGMRESAQRLARAELDSSEAALQAARVSVVSEVVHQYLTLRAAQRQAELLDHLLRLDGRAIDLSAARLRSRVAENGEDEEAAARRSRTAAMLPTARQAAVQASQALSVLLGRAAPDAAWSEAAALPTLGPVAIDQLPADLLRTRPDVRQAEAAVLQAAGEAGVAQAELYPRVSFGASFLYAFNITQNRRTSSNQVPAVGPFIDLPLFDWGQRRARADAKDEALQASLLSYRQTVLQGVSEAEVALSALEQQRERLARLTDASAAQKRRARSQRSLLASGLASEYEQLAFDRAALQAEAERSGAQAAQALAFVDLYKALGGAPLPAAEQVSQDGPR, encoded by the coding sequence ATGCTTCCAGCGTCGCGTTTTTGCCCTGCCCTGCCCGCCCGTCGCGGCGGCCTGGCCGTGCTCGCCCTGGCGGCTGGCCTGCTGGCGGGCTGCGCCAGCCCGGCGGTGCCGCGGCTGCCCACCGCCGGCCTGCCGGCCGGCTGGGCGCATGCGCCCGCCACGCCGCCGGGCGCCGCGGCGCCGGCGCTGCAGTCCTGGTGGAAGAACCTGGGCGATGCGCGCCTCGATGCCCTGGTCGATGAGGCCCTGGCGCAGAACCTCGATGTGGCCGTGGCCCGCAGCCGCCTGCGCCAGGCGCGGCGGCTGGCCGAGCGCAGCAACGCGCCCTATCTGCCCAGCGTCTCCGGCAATGTGCGCACCCTGCAGGACGTCTCGGCCACCGACTCCTTCCTGCACGCCAGCCTGGACGTGAGCTGGGAGCTGGGCCTGTTCGGCATGCGCGAAAGCGCCCAGCGCCTGGCCCGGGCCGAACTCGACAGCAGCGAGGCCGCGCTGCAGGCCGCGCGTGTCTCGGTGGTTTCCGAAGTCGTGCACCAGTACCTGACGCTGCGCGCCGCCCAGCGCCAGGCCGAGCTGCTCGACCATCTGCTGCGCCTGGACGGCCGCGCCATCGACCTGTCGGCCGCGCGCCTGCGCAGCCGCGTCGCCGAGAACGGCGAGGACGAGGAAGCCGCCGCCCGCCGCTCGCGCACCGCCGCGATGCTGCCCACCGCCCGCCAGGCCGCGGTGCAGGCCTCCCAGGCCCTGTCCGTGCTGCTCGGCCGCGCCGCGCCCGACGCCGCCTGGAGCGAAGCCGCCGCCCTGCCCACCCTGGGCCCGGTCGCCATCGACCAGTTGCCGGCCGACCTGCTGCGCACCCGCCCCGATGTGCGCCAGGCCGAAGCCGCCGTGCTGCAGGCGGCCGGCGAAGCGGGCGTGGCGCAGGCCGAGCTGTATCCGCGCGTCTCCTTCGGCGCCTCCTTCCTGTACGCCTTCAACATCACCCAGAACCGGCGCACCTCCAGCAACCAGGTGCCGGCCGTCGGCCCCTTCATCGACCTGCCGCTGTTCGACTGGGGCCAGCGCCGCGCCCGCGCCGATGCCAAGGACGAAGCCCTGCAGGCCAGCCTGCTGAGCTACCGCCAGACGGTGCTGCAAGGCGTCTCGGAAGCCGAGGTCGCCCTGTCCGCCCTGGAACAGCAGCGCGAGCGCCTGGCCCGGCTGACCGACGCCTCGGCCGCGCAGAAGCGCCGGGCACGTTCGCAGCGCAGCCTGCTGGCCAGCGGCCTGGCCAGCGAATACGAGCAGCTCGCTTTCGACCGCGCCGCGCTGCAGGCCGAGGCCGAGCGCAGCGGCGCCCAGGCGGCCCAGGCCCTGGCCTTCGTCGACCTGTACAAGGCCCTCGGCGGCGCGCCGTTGCCGGCGGCCGAGCAGGTTTCGCAGGACGGCCCGCGATGA
- a CDS encoding ABC transporter permease, producing MIALARKTLLHEWRRFLPAVFALGFSGVLLTVQAALVLGIFESAALYVSASSADIWAGYPGTQSVSFGRAVSPDVEMRLRSDADVADVEPYLWVEGDWHAAGSHGGGVSVYVSGIRTQAEGMLFSELLPRGLRQRLDEPGAVIVDRADLDQLGVAIGGSGNIGNQPVTVIAALPGLRALGGVNVLASIDTARRIAGHDAPAGATYYVARVRPGADADAVRQRLRPDAAFGPFEAWTAEQFARRSQHYWLFGTGAGVAVLFMAVIVCVVGAVVTSQSLMGVVAGSSREYAVLHALGASMAALGRVVVEQACWVGGLGLLMAALMSAALLALAGTQDVPVAMSLKVSLLCGAIVAVLALVSGLLAMRGLLRADPAELLR from the coding sequence ATGATCGCCCTGGCCCGCAAGACACTGCTGCACGAATGGCGCCGCTTCCTGCCGGCCGTCTTCGCGCTGGGTTTCTCCGGCGTGCTGCTGACGGTGCAGGCGGCGCTGGTGCTGGGCATTTTCGAAAGCGCGGCTCTGTACGTCAGCGCATCCTCGGCCGACATCTGGGCCGGCTATCCGGGCACGCAGAGCGTGAGTTTCGGCCGGGCCGTCTCGCCCGACGTGGAGATGCGCCTGCGCAGCGATGCGGACGTGGCCGATGTCGAGCCCTATCTCTGGGTCGAAGGCGACTGGCATGCGGCCGGCAGCCACGGTGGCGGCGTCTCGGTCTATGTGTCGGGCATCCGCACCCAGGCCGAGGGCATGCTGTTCTCGGAACTCCTGCCGCGCGGCCTGCGCCAGCGCCTGGACGAGCCCGGCGCGGTGATCGTGGACCGGGCCGACCTGGACCAGCTCGGCGTGGCCATCGGCGGCAGCGGCAACATCGGCAACCAGCCGGTGACGGTGATTGCCGCGCTGCCCGGCCTGCGGGCGCTGGGCGGCGTGAACGTGCTGGCCTCGATCGACACCGCCCGCCGCATCGCCGGCCACGACGCGCCGGCCGGCGCCACCTACTACGTCGCCCGGGTGCGCCCCGGTGCCGATGCCGACGCGGTGCGCCAGCGCCTGCGCCCCGATGCCGCCTTCGGCCCCTTCGAGGCCTGGACCGCCGAGCAGTTCGCCCGCCGCTCGCAGCATTACTGGCTGTTCGGCACCGGCGCCGGCGTGGCGGTGCTGTTCATGGCGGTCATCGTGTGTGTGGTGGGCGCGGTGGTCACCAGCCAGTCGCTGATGGGCGTGGTGGCGGGCTCCTCGCGCGAATACGCGGTGCTGCATGCGCTGGGCGCCAGCATGGCGGCGCTGGGCCGGGTGGTGGTCGAGCAGGCCTGCTGGGTCGGCGGACTGGGCCTGTTGATGGCCGCGCTGATGAGCGCCGCCCTGCTGGCCCTGGCCGGCACCCAGGACGTGCCGGTGGCCATGAGCCTGAAGGTGTCGCTGCTGTGCGGCGCCATCGTGGCGGTGCTGGCCCTGGTGTCGGGGCTGCTGGCCATGCGCGGCCTGCTGCGCGCCGATCCGGCGGAGCTGCTGCGATGA
- a CDS encoding response regulator transcription factor: MNATLTPTGPLVLVVEDEPAIADILVAYLRREGFRTHCAGDGQAGLAAFAQEKPALMLLDIHLPGMDGIDVLKHVRAEDDTPVIMVTALADDVDKLLALRMGADDYVVKPYSPPEVVARVKAVLRRSAAKAPAKPQSVLKVGRLEIDQEAHIARALNSDGRPETLPLTLTEFRLLACLAAQPRRCFSRSHLIETCLPESDALDRVIDSHLSKLRRKLQLAGNGELIETVRGIGYRLWPGE, from the coding sequence ATGAACGCAACGCTCACCCCCACCGGACCGCTGGTGCTGGTCGTCGAAGACGAACCGGCGATCGCCGACATCCTGGTCGCCTACCTCCGCCGCGAGGGCTTCCGCACCCACTGCGCCGGCGACGGCCAGGCGGGCCTCGCCGCCTTCGCGCAGGAGAAACCGGCGCTGATGCTGCTGGACATCCACCTGCCCGGCATGGACGGCATCGACGTGCTGAAGCACGTGCGCGCCGAGGACGACACGCCCGTCATCATGGTCACCGCGCTCGCCGACGACGTCGACAAGCTGCTGGCCCTGCGCATGGGCGCCGACGACTACGTGGTCAAGCCCTACAGCCCGCCCGAGGTGGTGGCGCGGGTCAAGGCGGTGCTGCGCCGCAGCGCGGCCAAGGCGCCGGCCAAGCCGCAGTCGGTGCTCAAGGTGGGCCGGCTGGAGATCGACCAGGAAGCCCACATCGCCCGCGCCCTCAACAGCGACGGCCGGCCCGAGACCCTGCCGCTGACGCTGACCGAATTCCGCCTGCTCGCCTGCCTGGCCGCGCAGCCGCGGCGCTGCTTCTCGCGCAGCCACCTGATCGAGACCTGCCTGCCGGAGAGCGACGCGCTCGACCGGGTGATCGACTCGCATCTCTCCAAGCTGCGCCGCAAGCTGCAACTGGCCGGCAACGGCGAACTCATCGAGACGGTGCGCGGCATCGGCTACCGGCTGTGGCCCGGGGAGTAG